The sequence GCAAGGACACAGTATTTTATCGAATTTGTCCGTTTTCGATAACGTCCGTTTGCCGCATTATTTACAAAAACGTCAAGGAGATGTAAATAAGAGAGCCCTATCCCTTTTGGAGCAGGTCGGCATTGCACATTTGGCCAATGCCTATCCACAGCATTTGTCCGGGGGTGAACTTAGGCGGGTCACCATAGCCAGGGCACTTATGAATAAACCGAAACTTCTTTTGGCCGATGAACCTACAAATGATTTGGATGCGCAGACTACTTATGAAGTTATGCAACTGTTTTCCGATATCGCCAATGAAGGTACGGCGGTTCTGTTGGTTACCCATGATCTTAGTACCATTCACTATGGAAAACATGTTTATCAAATGGACAACGGAAAATTAAAATCCCATAATACATAGCATTCATATAAGTTTAATAAAAAATGCTTGACATTGTATATAGAAAAGTGTAATATTTTAAAACATACTAATCATATATGTTTAATACAAAAGGGGTGGTTTTTATGGACTTACATATTAGAGAAGCGGATATATCTGACAGTGCATTGGTGCTTTCGT comes from Acetivibrio thermocellus ATCC 27405 and encodes:
- a CDS encoding ABC transporter ATP-binding protein; this encodes MLLEVSNLSKEYIRSNRPFFAVRDVHLKMKAGDFAIIIGRSGSGKTTLLNLIGGLISPTGGHVSIDGCDIMSLKDRELSSFRNSYIGYIPQGHSILSNLSVFDNVRLPHYLQKRQGDVNKRALSLLEQVGIAHLANAYPQHLSGGELRRVTIARALMNKPKLLLADEPTNDLDAQTTYEVMQLFSDIANEGTAVLLVTHDLSTIHYGKHVYQMDNGKLKSHNT